Sequence from the Cervus elaphus chromosome 19, mCerEla1.1, whole genome shotgun sequence genome:
gtaaagtagatagccaatgggTATTTGCAGTATGCCTCAGGAAAcgcaaacaggggctctgtatcaacctagtggggttggatggggagggagatgagagggaggttcaagaaggaggggatatatgtatacctatggctgattcatgttgaggtttgacagaaaaacaacaaaattctgtaaggcaattatccttcaattaaaaaatattttttaaaaatttaaataaaaaagcatattaattaaaaatattgtagAAATTTGGAGTGAGGACAGAAGGGTGGGCTAGGTGGACTACTTATTATCcttaaaatcaaaagaagaaaaagagtaagTCTCTGGCCATATGCTGCCCTGCTCCCACAGGAAGCTGGGGTTCCCGGGGTGCACCACACTCCCAGTGGATGCAGCAGGGATGCGCTGTGCAGATGCCCCTTTCAGGCCCCACGCTTATCCCACACTCCTCTGTGGGTTAGGGACGGAAGAAGATTGAAAGGTGGCAAATCTCGGGAGACTAATATGAAAGGAGGGGGTGATTCGGCCTGTTGCCTGATTGTAATGAGGCATTTTGATTTCTCACTTCACACTCATTACAGGGCTTCTCTTGCTCTTGGTTTCAGAGCAACCAGAGGGCCCTGAGGGAACACTGCCTGTAGGATGCTCCTGATTACAGATCTGAGATCTTGAGCCTCATCCCAGAAGGGCCATCCATTGAGTCCTAGGGACCGTCTCTGGAAGTAAGAAAGTTACCTTGAAACATCTTTTCAGTGCCTTATTAATTCAGATTATAAACCTggaaaagagatgagaaagaaatATCTGCTCTGCCCCATCCCTGAAAAAGTATCATTTAACTCCTGATTTCCAGGAGAGAATAGAATGCTCCCTGTGTCTTAGAAGAAGTGATCTCAGCACTGTAAATATGCTTCCTCAACTATTTAGCTGTTCCTTAGAGTTATACTTAAAaggattaacaggagaaaagtgaaagaaagtgaaagtcactcaatcttatatgactctttgcaatcccaagaactgtagtccgccagggtcctctgtccgtagaattatCCAGACCAGAAcactaaagtgggtagccattcccttctcgaggggatcttactaacctaggaatcgaacccaggtctcctgcattgcccgtggattctttaccaagtgagacaccagggaagttatACTTAAAGGAGAAGGAATGCTATTATTACTTCAACAGGAATAAAGTCTGTTTCTTGCAGAAAGGGAGGTAGAAAGTGATTTCATGAACATTGCTCATAAACTGCTACTTTAAGCTTCTACGTTAGCAGCACAGAGCGAttagagagagatttatttctcTTATCTTCCTTTCATTTAAGAagtacattaatttttttcacttctacTCTCTTAACCCCAAATTTCTACAGTAGTTTTCAATTTTTACACTtccctttttttaaatgatgaaggaTGAATTAAGCCTTTTGTGAATAATCCCTTTTAGCATTGGGATTAAGAGAGCTTGGACCACAGAAAGATTTCTGGTGAAATAAGCAAAAATTTCTACTTCCAGGTCTCTAGCTCTGAGACCTATAATAGTCTGTAACAGACTGCAGACTGTAAATATATTTACTTGTCCCTAATATCATGATTGtataatatagaaagaaaaaaaaagagttatgtCTGAAATCAGTGCCCAGGGTTTAGTTCAGGCCTAAATTTCTTGTTACAACTTGAACTATAAAACACAGaaccagttttctcatttgtaaagtggaaaTCAGGATATTTCTAACAGCCTGTACTTATGACAtgaattttcaagtttatttagCGTGAGATTTAGAGGTGGTtgtctccaagaaaaaaaaaatccctgtagaGAAACCAAGTAAAATATGAATTACCCATTACTGGAAATCTGTGTAACAGTGATTATTGACATGATATGTGAGTCTCAAATTATTTCTCTTGATATTAATTTTCCTCTTAGGGATAGATAGATACATGGCTTCTGTTGTGACCTCAGGGGAAAATTTCCTCACAGTTTTTATGTGCAGACACCCAAATGTTTTTATAATCTCCCTTGGTATGACTGAGACCAGCCTGGAACATTAACTGAGGTTTTATTCATTTTGGAAGGGAGGGGTTATGATGTGAACGATAAGGAGAATGTTACATAACTGGACAATAGTTTATGGGATATAACTAGCTGCTCTTCAGGTTCATATTGCCCATCTCATCCTGGTTTCTGCCAAACTTTTGTGTAGTGAGTACTATCTTAACACCATTCCAGAATTCATTCCTAATCATCAGTTTTCCTTGAGATCCCAAACCAGGTTCCTGACAATATTGGTTGAGCACTTAGATCCAGCTATATCTGAAGCACAAACTTTTACTTATGAAGGCTAATTATTCCCTTGCTTTGAACAAGCTTACTTAAGGTTTTTCTCTCATTTATAGCCATGTTAGTTGAGCACATATTTCATCCTTATATCTTctgcagagcctggcacagacTACATCTGTCAAATGAGTGACTATTATTAGTTATACcactatttggaaaataaaatatatatttttctattgccAAACTTATGGCAGAAATGAATACAAAAGCTTGTTCTTAGCCTGTTGTTTATTCActgaaaaattttctaaaataaggtCAAAAGAGTAGGATtcaatttttgtcatttatttatttattagatatAAATTCATTACAAAATTGacacatataattaaaaatattttaaatcataaactaataaaaatcatttcaaatattaagtgttaaattgtattttacatttatagaaTATCCATTGTAAGAATTATAACTGGAAGTCTGGTTATGTTCATGTAACAATAAATGTAGACAAAAATATGACAGATATGTTATGAAATATACCATATATTTGTAACTTATAAACCAATTTTATTtggtttattaaatttttttaaatgatgcatttaatatttatttatcttatgtgAATCTTTTGGTAAACTGAAACAAATATAAGTCACACATCTTGACTTACAGGcaagaaataaatatcaaaaaactATCACAGATTAACTCTATACTTAATAGGTCAGTTATTGAATTGATTTATCacgctttttaaaaatttctgctgttttcttGAAATAGACCAGAGAAATTATTTTCATTGATTAACatagtttcttttcttcaaaattttcaaaattatagttTAGCATCACTGTAATGTTAAACACTCCCATTCATTAAATGTCACCTGCATAAGTAAATTTTGCAATTGCCTTTATTTTCCAGATGCTCATGAGAtacaaatatgatttattttctgATGACTAGAGGACATTGGAAATGTCATCACTACTAAAAACTGATACTGGATTCTAATTTTTATGGGAGGTTAGGTAAAGAGTGTTGTACACAAGAAGCACTTGACCTTTTAGGCCACTTAACACCAGAAATGTACTCTGGATAAAGAATAAACTCTAAATGCTGAAAATATTGGTCTGGTCACATATATTATACAAAACAGGTACACATCAAATGAGTATGCATAAAATCTAGGAGaagaaaatgtttagaaaatgttatgcacaatataaaaatattcactgcAATCAAaagtgttatttaatttttattttgcactttatATTAGTAAAATATTAACTCTGGTTTGCTGGATGGGCATAGTAAAACCATAAAGTTAGAACATATACTCAGGTGAGAAaaatttctaactttttaaaCATCAGCAAAATAATATTCTATACATAATTCAAGTGAATATCAAATACCTATAGATGTGATTGTGAGAATAAGTGGTAATTTTCTCCCACATAAGCCAGAGCAAGTTACCATTTACAACAAATGTGCTGTAATTTCTTTAAACTGGCCTGAGACCAAGTTTCATTTAAAAGCTATCACATTTTATGTGGCTTTGTTTTATGTACCAAATGTGCTAAGCCTGGATGCTTCCTCATAGTACGTAACACATAATAAAGcacataaaaatgcaaaataattatttgttgactAATCAATTTTGTTTTACTGCTTGATCATTTagactttcaaaatatttatgttgCTTTGTTGATTCCTACTACGATAGTACAGTCAATTCTAATTcttaagttttattaaaatttgttatttgttattaaaaatttgttattaaaaagaGATAAATTTCACCCATACAGGGAACAGATTCTAGAATGTAAAAGGAACTTTttaattttggattttgttttttgaaaatagaatgtgttctatttattcttaaatcataaaatatttaatatatttgattcCCCTTCATGGATTATAGAGAAAACTGGGTGACAGCAAAACTTAATGACAAAGATTATTTGTTTCACAtcaccaaaataaagcaaaaaccaaacagcagcaacaaaaaaatgaaagatatatctTAGTTGCAAAGAATTCCAAATAGAATACTCATGCTTTTAGGCACTGACTACAGGCAACTTAATGAAGGGCTTCCCtttggctcagttgataaagaatctgcctgcaatgtgggagactggggtttgatcccctggagaaggaaaaggctacccactccaggattctgacccggagaattccatgaactgtatagtccatggggctgcaaagagtcagacatgactgagcaactttcactcactcactcactaggCACTGACTGTACAAGCAACTTAATGAAgggcagaataaagaaaaaatgggaAAGGCATTCAACACGGTGGGTTTTATTGTCACCTGAAGCTTGGTCCCCCCCAAAATAATAGGTGCACatctttgaaatgtaaaatattctAGAAAGGATAGGGAGCTTGAGGAGTTGGAAAGAAAAACTAGCATGAGCATGAAGAGTATGTTTAATCTAGGCAGAGAAATCTTTGATGTCAAAATTACCATTAAATCTATGCacacttatttgaaaaataatgtctatatTTTTTAGACATGTTCTCACATAATTAGACTgatttaactcaaaatggattcataCCAGGAAAAGAATACTGTGATCAGAACAATGACTTCTAGTGTTAACTACACTAGAAGTGCAGTTTTATtggctaacattaaaaaaaaattatatataaaaaagttaATCCAACATATCTACAGTGCCAATCAAAACTAGAGAATAGTACCCTAGGATGACAGTGTTAGGATAAAGCTGATGGGACCCAGACTCGATTTATAAAATGTTAGAGATTATCTAGTCTGACTATATTCTATAGCTCAGAAAACTGAACGTTCGTACCAGGGAAGTAGCTTTTTCAAGGTCACAGCAGATGAGTGGGTCTAAGTCTCATGAGGGTATCCACAGCGTCTAACTTGTTCACATTTTATCACTACGCCATAGCATGATGCCTGGTGCTAACTGTTGGTGTTCTACACCGACAACACCAATAGTTGGTGTTCTACAAATATTGTGGGTgtattgatgaaagaaaaatgaacacatgaatgaCTGAATGGATGAGTAATACAATGTCAGGGCTAGGCTAGACTATACTTTCAAGAATAGAAGTTTATAGCATCTAAGCAGTTCAGTACAGTGACTTATTCTTTTACCACAAGTCCCTCAAAAAATGTTCTTGTTTGAGTCATGTTGGTTGCAGATACAATGCCAGGTACCCACAGAAGCTGATACACTATGCAGGAAAgtaaatttaaatatcttttatcttttaatttatcaGTGTTGTTGCTTAATAGTAGAGTTATAGCATTTGAAGAGATATGTCAATTTCACCATGGGACACTCAACGAACTGTCTCAAATAACATTACTTATACCTGTATTATGTCTTCAGGAACAGCGATGGGCAAAGATACTTGTTTCAACCCCACCCTCAGATATTTGAATGCCTAATAGCAGGTACTTCAAGCAATTAAAACGCtcatttaaaaagcagtttttagaaatgaagaggaacaggagagaaataaaactgagaaGGTGAAGGCTACGAACATTTAAACTGcttgatgaaagaagaaaagctgtTAGACTTGTTATAATTGGAACAGCACATTTAGGTCTCAAAGGAATATTCAGGCAATTGGAAAATACCTTTTCAAGTACAAGGCCAAGGGAGGAAGTCAACAGCAGGTGGGGGTGTGTAAACAAGTCAAATTTAGGTGAAAGAAGAGCAGGCATGTTTCATTATGGATTCTTGGAAGCCATTCCCTGCAGATTTAAGTGGGTAATTGAGAGTGACATTTAAAGTGGCAGGAGACTGTCTGGGCAATAGCTTGTGTTTTCCACATAGTCAGGTTCAAGTGCAAGAGGGGTCTTGTAAACAGAGTTCATGGCAGTCCTCTGTGATAGAAGAGGGGGTCACTAAGACTGCTTAGGGACCCAGGTAAACTTCCAGCCTCCCTCTTCATCTCGACGAACAAAAGCTTGTCCCTGGTGGAAGGAGTGCGTTTTCACATTACAGTGAGGGCTCAAGGATGTGGAAAAGGCCATCTCTGTCTTATTGGGTGATACATCAGAAGTATAGAAAGGAAGAGTTTGTAGTCCTCCTGGAGGATTTGAAAGttgagaaaggaagtgaaaatctTCACTGTGGCTGGCAGTGCCTTGCGAGGGGGTTGTTCTATCACCTCCATAGTCAATTGGCAGATCTTCCCCAGGGGCATTGGGATAATCAATTGCCTCATCCAGAAACTGGGGAAATGTGCTAGTGGTCTGTCTGGCATGAGACGAGGGGGCACTGTAGTTAGCTGATGAGGTGTCATCAATGGTGTTGAGGTCTTTTAACCCCAGTGTCTGAAGAACCCAGGGATCCACAGGGGGTCCATGTTGTCCACAGTTAGCAAATTCACTAGCAAGGCTTCTCTTGGCATTTTTATGATGGGGAATCTCAGGAGGAAAATATATTTGCTCTTTGGGTTTCCTCTTCCCCTTTCTGAATTTTCTACATGCTTTGGAGAACTCATCTGATGACAGCAATTTCTGGGGAAATAGTATTTGAAAATACAATCAATCACCCAACATCATTTTCTTTACTATCGTCAAATATTTACTAGTTACATTAATCCCCTAGAAAActtgaataaatttttattttctcatacaaAGCAAAGCTGATTGGATTAACCTGTCTTTAAGTTAAAATCTATGATGACCTCTTACCACTTAGAAATTCCAATTCATATTATTGTACTAGTCATTTAAAAGTTGAAGGGAATAA
This genomic interval carries:
- the GMNC gene encoding geminin coiled-coil domain-containing protein 1 encodes the protein MSPDPRHQPDSLAPNQRAALVTGSSCRLELASPSSSPQSHLKLPPAYPKIKSGLSFLSAFFQGKMNTVLPCQDQYFVGGQSYNCPYSATTSESSVDVSTETWVSFWAAGLLDNREPQQAPQTQEPSGDSNFPVPNLCSWEEAQLSSQLYRNKQLQDTLVQKEEELARLHEENNHLRQYLNSALVKCLEEKAKKLLSSDEFSKACRKFRKGKRKPKEQIYFPPEIPHHKNAKRSLASEFANCGQHGPPVDPWVLQTLGLKDLNTIDDTSSANYSAPSSHARQTTSTFPQFLDEAIDYPNAPGEDLPIDYGGDRTTPSQGTASHSEDFHFLSQLSNPPGGLQTLPFYTSDVSPNKTEMAFSTSLSPHCNVKTHSFHQGQAFVRRDEEGGWKFTWVPKQS